One Anthonomus grandis grandis chromosome 13, icAntGran1.3, whole genome shotgun sequence DNA segment encodes these proteins:
- the LOC126744088 gene encoding bifunctional 3'-phosphoadenosine 5'-phosphosulfate synthase-like — protein MPKGQVASNIKYEMQYVSREKRAQILGQGQKVFRGCTVWFTGLSGAGKTSISFALEEYLVSNGIPAYSLDGDNVRTGLNKDLGFSKEDREENIRRIAEVARLFADAGHICLCSFVSPFKADRRNARKIIEGANLPFFEVFVDTPIDVCEERDVKGLYKKARQGLIKGFTGVDQDYEKPENPEVVLKTTSNTINESVQLVLESLYENGILPKKYCHLETNSIENLLITDNSPKNMHNLPRIELTKLDLQWLQVLSEGWASPLKGFMREDEYLQVLHFNTLNINGKRINQSIPIVLTITTETKEKIGNSDLVALYYHDELYALLKSPEIYFHRKEERVARQFGTTHPDHPYIKLIKESGDWLIGGDIQMFKKITWNDGLDKYRLTPKELKEKFKSLGADVVFAFQLRNPIHNGHALLMKDTHRQLKEKGYKNPVLLLNPLGGWTKDDDVPLPIRMEQHQAVLEDGVLDKKSTVLAIFPSPMMYAGPTEVQWHARARMIAGANYYIVGRDPAGVPHPEGKAATPDGNLYDSTHGSRVLKMAPGLDNLEIIPFRVAAYDITKKAMDFFDPKRSEDFDFISGTKMRKFARTGENPPEGFMAPKAWQIVSDYYLSLQKTKE, from the exons AAAGGACAAGTAGCCAgcaatataaaatatgaaatgcAATACGTGTCCCGAGAGAAAAGGGCCCAAATCTTAGGCCAAGGCCAAAAGGTATTTCGAGGATGTACCGTCTGGTTTACTGGACTGTCTGGAGCTGGAAAAACTTCCATATCCTTTGCCTTGGAAGAATACCTTGTTTCTAATGGAATTCCCGCGTACAGCTTGGATGGGGATAATGTGAGAACCG gcCTTAATAAGGACCTGGGCTTCTCCAAAGAGGACAGAGAAGAAAACATTAGAAGAATAGCAGAAGTCGCTCGACTATTTGCTGATGCCGGCCACATATGCTTATGCAGTTTTGTATCACCTTTTAAAGCAGATAGAAGAAATGccagaaaaattattgaaggggctaatttaccattttttgagGTTTTCGTTGACACGCCCATCGATGTTTGTGAGGAAAGAGATGTTAAAG GGCTGTATAAAAAGGCGAGACAGGGCCTTATTAAAGGCTTTACAGGGGTGGACCAGGACTATGAAAAGCCTGAAAATCCAGAGGTAGTACTAAAAACTACCAGCAATACTATAAACGAATCCGTGCAGCTTGTGCTTGAATCTTTATATgaaaat GGTATTCTACCTAAAAAATACTGCCATTTGGAAACCAATTCTATAGAGAATCTACTTATTACTGACAATTCTCCCAAGAATATGCATAATCTTCCCAGAATCGAGTTAACAAAATTAGATCTTCAATGGCTCCAAGTTCTCAGCGAGGGCTGGGCCAGTCCCCTAAAAGGCTTTATGAGAGAAGACGAGTATCTCCAAGTACTCCACTTTAACACCCTGAATATAAATGGCAAAAGAATCAATCAAAGTATACCAATTGTCCTTACAATAACTACAGAGACCAAGGAAAAGATTGGAAATAGTGATTTGGTGGCTTTATACTATCATGATGAATTATATGCACTTTTAAAAAGTCCGGAGATTTATTTTCATAGGAAGGAAGAGAGGGTTGCTAGACAATTTGGAACTACTCATCCCGACCATCCATATATTAAG TTAATCAAAGAATCAGGTGACTGGTTAATTGGTGGTGACATCCAAATGTTTAAGAAAATTACTTGGAACGATGGTCTGGATAAATATAGACTCACTCCAAAGgagttgaaagaaaaatttaaaagcctTGGAGCTGACGTAGTGTTTGCTTTTCAATTAAGAAACCCCATCCATAATGGGCATGCGTTGCTTATGAAAGACACTCATCG tcAATTAAAGGAGAAGGGTTATAAAAACCCTGTTTTGCTCCTTAACCCTTTGGGAGGCTGGACAAAAGATGACGATGTGCCCTTGCCAATTAGAATGGAACAACATCAAGCGGTCCTGGAAGATGGTGTTCTGGATAAAAAGTCTACAGTTTTGGCAATATTTCCTAGCCCGATGATGTATGCTGGTCCTACAGAGGTCCAGTGGCATGCTAGAGCTAGAATGATAG CTGGTGCAAACTACTATATAGTGGGTCGCGATCCAGCTGGTGTACCACATCCAGAAGGAAAAGCCGCCACTCCAGATGGGAACTTGTATGATTCCACTCATGGATCTAGAGTCTTAAAGATGGCTCCAGGGCTagacaatttagaaattatacCTTTTAGGGTAGCCGCTTATGATATCACTAAGAAAGCCATGGACTTTTTTGATCCTAAACGCAGTGAGGATTTTGACTTTATTTCTGGAACGAAGATgagaa agTTTGCCAGGACTGGCGAGAATCCACCAGAGGGTTTTATGGCTCCTAAAGCGTGGCAAATAGTATCAGATTACTACCTCTCTTTGCAGAAGACAAAAGAGTAA
- the LOC126744089 gene encoding protein FAM13A translates to MKSCVLNEEEPQKFVAKIKYDHRICKVKKISLPAGTKASSQPSFDEAKASCKARKRKERQESLSSQDQDRKLIRSNSEERPVITEDKNTSIRRVSSSGDFPKSPFHEKSKSPSRKYEYSDKASKYDDHEYEKKRSHERFARTHNYRNKKFTVRRYKQKCTSKGRSKGDEKIVNSTTDQTDLPEAENITSPNYIVSPELDFASLIESSEPLLSRPAQQINETIPSRALIYSQRDSDIATHMIHLDPDVPKKFLQNPFDERIQKLSKQISSCKKKIGIREKEFEIKTGSKPTEFDRIKDEGLRKLYIELNKLKNEHRQLTEIVASGGGGLKVTAQKISPATLEETVKEIEKKLTAKRDSGNRNLCLEEMTAEQLIEEKIATQKALLFLESVHGRPQSKQDRDIVRPFYDRYRMLKRMVAKVSSAGTNSELATIHENEAMHFVTPNSSSNETESEKTETPIAVENDHLLENLHSLSKSELEKEFKITSDTKRSLKKKIKEFEMDERVHGVLTKSDKKPMEEFYIAYKKVKSRLKLLEALLAKC, encoded by the exons ATGAAAAGTTGCGTTCTAAACGAAGAAGAGCCGCAAAAATTTGTGGCTAAGATTAAGTATGACCATCGCATATGCAAAGTGAAAAAAATCTCTTTGCCTGCCGGTACGAAGGCTTCATCTCAGCCTAGTTTTGATGAAGCAAAGGCCAGTTGTAAGGCGAGAAAACGAAAGGAGAGACAAGAAAGTTTAAGCTCACAGGACCAAGATAGGAAGCTAATAAG GTCTAATTCCGAAGAGCGTCCAGTAATAACTGAAGACAAAAACACCAGTATTCGTCGTGTATCTAGCTCTGGAGACTTCCCGAAATCCCCTTTTcatgaaaaatcaaaatccCCCAGCAGAAAATACGAATATTCAGATAAAGCGTCGAAATATGATGATCATGAATATGAAAAGAAACGTTCGCATGAGCGATTTGCTCGTACGCATAACTataggaataaaaaatttacagtcaGGAGATATAAGCAAAAATGCACTTCTAAAGGCAGGAGCAAAGGAGATGAAAAAATTGTGAACAGTACAACAGATCAAACTGACCTTCCAGAAGCGGAAAATATTACCAGCCCTAATTACATTGTATCTCCAGAACTTGATTTTGCCAGTTTAATAGAGTCTTCTGAGCCCCTTTTATCCAGACCAGCGCAGCAAATCAATGAAACAATTCCAAGTAGAGCATTGATCTATAGTCAAAGAGACTCGGACATAGCTACGCATATGATACATTTGGATCCTGATGTTCCCAAGAAGTTTTTACAGAATCCTTTTGATGAGCGCATCCAAAAGTTGAGTAAACAAATAAGCAGCTGCAAGAAGAAAATCGGGATCAGAGAGAAAGAGTTTGAGATAAAAACTGGGTCGAAACCAACCGAATTTGATCGAATAAAAGATGAAGGTTTAAGGAAGTTGTACATTGAattgaacaaattaaaaaatgaacatCGACAACTAACGGAAATCGTCGCATCTGGAGGTGGAGGGTTAAAGGTGACTGCGCAGAAAATTTCACCAGCCACTTTGGAGGAAACAGTAAAAGAAATTGAGAAG aaaTTAACGGCCAAACGTGACTCAGGCAATAGGAATCTCTGTCTGGAAGAAATGACCGCAGAACAGCTCATCGAGGAAAAAATTGCCACCCAGAAAGCACTGTTGTTTTTGGAAAGTGTTCATGGTCGGCCGCAGAGTAAGCAGGATAGGGATATAGTGCGACCATTTTATGATAGATACAGGATGTTGAAGAGGATGGTGGCTAAAGTATCTAGT gctGGCACTAATAGTGAGCTAGCAACAATCCAcgaaaatgaagcaatgcatTTCGTAACACCCAATTCCTCGTCCAACGAAACTGAATCAGAAAAAACCGAAACACCAATAGCCGTTGAAAACGACCATCTTTTAGAAAACCTGCACTCATTAAGCAAATCAGAGTTAGAGAAGGAGTTCAAGATAACCTCAGATACAAAAAGGAgcctgaaaaagaaaataaaggagtTTGAAATGGATGAAAGGGTCCATGGAGTTTTAACTAAATCAGACAAGAAACCGATGGAAGAATTTTATATCGCTTATAAAAAAGTGAAGAGCCGTTTAAAGTTATTGGAGGCTCTTCTTGccaaatgttaa